One Gordonia sp. SID5947 genomic region harbors:
- a CDS encoding sulfite exporter TauE/SafE family protein has translation MRTIVLIGLVGLAAQLVDGSLGMAYGVTTTTLLLAVGTNPAAASATVHLAEIGTTLVSGVAHWRFGNVDWKVVRRIAIPGAIGAFVGATVLSNLSTEAAAPLMAVILLLLGIYILARFTLQGIPRHHLGKPLRKRFLSPLGLIAGFVDATGGGGWGPVGTPAILASGRLEPRKVIGSIDTSEFIIAVAASLGFLFSLGSQGINFAWVGAILVGGIIAAPIAAWLVRHIPPRLLGASVGGLIVLTNTRSLLRSDLVDVPAGVQATIYVAVVVIWASAFAYSLREYLRDRENESSDAISRAREERQVAVTPAAVDTVAPTG, from the coding sequence ATGCGCACCATCGTTCTGATCGGCCTCGTGGGCCTCGCCGCACAACTCGTGGACGGCAGCCTCGGCATGGCCTACGGGGTGACCACCACCACACTGCTTCTCGCGGTCGGCACCAATCCGGCCGCCGCGTCGGCCACCGTCCACCTGGCGGAGATCGGGACCACGTTGGTCTCCGGCGTCGCCCATTGGCGTTTCGGCAACGTCGACTGGAAGGTGGTCCGCCGGATCGCGATACCCGGCGCCATCGGCGCCTTCGTGGGTGCGACGGTCCTGTCGAATCTGTCAACCGAGGCCGCCGCCCCGCTGATGGCCGTCATCCTGCTGCTTCTCGGCATCTACATCCTCGCCCGCTTCACACTGCAGGGCATCCCTCGCCACCACCTCGGCAAACCGCTCCGTAAGCGCTTCCTCTCCCCTCTCGGCCTGATCGCCGGGTTCGTCGACGCCACGGGCGGCGGAGGCTGGGGGCCTGTGGGGACGCCCGCCATCCTCGCCAGCGGTCGACTCGAGCCGCGCAAGGTCATCGGTTCGATCGACACAAGCGAGTTCATCATCGCGGTCGCCGCGAGCCTCGGTTTCCTGTTCAGTCTCGGCTCCCAGGGCATCAACTTCGCGTGGGTCGGTGCGATCCTGGTAGGCGGCATCATCGCGGCTCCCATCGCGGCCTGGCTGGTGCGCCACATCCCGCCGCGACTGCTCGGAGCGTCGGTCGGCGGCCTGATCGTGCTCACCAACACCCGCTCGCTGCTGCGCAGCGACCTCGTCGACGTCCCGGCCGGGGTCCAGGCAACCATCTACGTGGCGGTTGTCGTGATCTGGGCCAGCGCGTTCGCATATTCGCTGCGCGAGTACCTGCGCGACCGGGAGAACGAGTCCTCGGACGCGATCAGCCGGGCCCGCGAAGAGCGTCAGGTCGCGGTGACACCCGCCGCCGTCGACACCGTCGCACCCACCGGCTGA
- a CDS encoding DEAD/DEAH box helicase, which yields MTGVRSSAGVTSAAQDPSADDEVAVAAGPALRAWQRRALTKYLTRRPKDFLAVATPGAGKTTFGLRVARELLDDRTVEQIAVVAPTEHLKHQWAEAAARVGIALDSRFSNSTGQTSSDYHGVALTYAQIAAHPTRHRVRTENRRTLVILDEIHHGGDAKSWGDAIREAFSDATRRLALTGTPFRSDDSPIPFVTYEPEAGGVLRSKADHTYGYADALADGVVRPVVFLAYSGQASWRTSAGEEFTARLGEPLSQEHTARAWRTALDPHGDWIPAVLEGAHTRLRQLRAGGIPDAGGLVIATDQTTARDYAELLTAITGKRPTVVLSDDPKSSSRIAEFSASDDEWMVAVRMVSEGVDVPRLAVGVYATSASTPLYFAQAIGRFVRSRRPGETASVFLPSVPVLLGLASEMEAQRDHVLGKPHRESEGLDDALLIDANKQKDEPGEDEKAFESLHADAELDQVIFDGASFGTATFAGSEEESDYLGLPGLLDADQVRALLRKRQAEQVSDRTAAAAVDTPAAAPSPRPAGENLHALRKELNGLVAMHHHRTGKPHGMVHNELRTRLGGPPTAMASADQLRERIAALREWR from the coding sequence ATGACAGGTGTCAGGAGCAGTGCAGGAGTGACTTCAGCAGCCCAGGACCCATCCGCCGACGACGAGGTGGCCGTCGCGGCAGGCCCGGCGCTACGCGCCTGGCAGCGGCGCGCACTGACGAAGTACCTGACACGCCGTCCCAAGGATTTTCTCGCGGTGGCCACACCCGGCGCCGGGAAGACCACCTTCGGGCTCCGGGTGGCGCGCGAACTGCTGGACGATCGGACGGTCGAACAGATCGCCGTCGTCGCGCCGACGGAACATCTGAAGCACCAGTGGGCGGAAGCGGCTGCCCGGGTGGGGATCGCACTCGACTCGCGGTTCAGCAACTCGACGGGCCAGACCAGTTCCGACTATCACGGGGTCGCTCTCACCTATGCGCAGATCGCGGCGCATCCCACCCGGCATCGTGTGCGGACCGAGAACCGGCGGACCTTGGTGATCCTCGATGAGATCCACCACGGTGGTGACGCCAAGTCGTGGGGCGATGCGATCCGGGAGGCCTTCTCGGACGCGACGCGCCGGCTGGCATTGACCGGCACCCCGTTCCGCTCCGACGACTCGCCGATCCCGTTCGTCACGTACGAGCCCGAGGCGGGCGGGGTCTTGCGGTCCAAGGCCGACCACACCTACGGCTACGCCGACGCGCTCGCCGACGGCGTGGTCCGTCCGGTTGTCTTCCTCGCCTACAGCGGGCAGGCGAGCTGGCGGACCAGCGCGGGTGAGGAGTTCACCGCGCGACTCGGCGAGCCGTTGTCGCAGGAGCACACCGCACGGGCGTGGCGGACCGCGCTCGATCCCCACGGCGACTGGATTCCCGCGGTCCTCGAGGGTGCGCACACGCGGCTGCGGCAACTGCGGGCGGGCGGTATCCCGGACGCGGGTGGACTGGTCATCGCCACCGACCAGACGACGGCGCGAGACTACGCCGAGCTGCTCACGGCGATCACGGGCAAGCGACCGACCGTCGTGCTCTCCGACGACCCCAAGTCGTCGTCGCGCATCGCCGAGTTCTCGGCATCCGACGACGAATGGATGGTCGCGGTGCGGATGGTGTCGGAAGGCGTCGACGTGCCGCGACTCGCGGTCGGTGTCTACGCCACCAGCGCCTCGACGCCGCTCTACTTCGCACAGGCGATCGGACGCTTCGTACGATCGCGGCGTCCGGGCGAGACAGCGAGCGTGTTTCTGCCATCGGTGCCGGTGCTTCTCGGGCTGGCCAGCGAGATGGAAGCCCAGCGCGACCACGTGCTGGGCAAACCACATCGGGAGAGCGAGGGCCTCGACGATGCGCTGCTGATCGATGCGAACAAGCAGAAGGACGAGCCGGGCGAGGACGAGAAGGCGTTCGAGTCGCTGCACGCCGACGCCGAGCTCGACCAGGTCATCTTCGACGGTGCGTCGTTCGGAACGGCCACCTTCGCGGGGAGCGAGGAGGAGTCCGACTACCTGGGTCTCCCCGGCCTGCTCGACGCAGACCAAGTTCGCGCCCTGCTGCGTAAACGACAGGCCGAGCAGGTGTCTGATCGCACCGCCGCGGCGGCGGTCGATACGCCTGCGGCCGCGCCGAGTCCACGTCCTGCGGGGGAGAACCTGCACGCGTTGCGCAAGGAGCTCAACGGCCTGGTCGCGATGCATCATCACCGGACGGGCAAGCCGCACGGGATGGTGCACAACGAGCTACGAACGCGGCTGGGCGGACCCCCGACGGCGATGGCGAGTGCTGATCAGCTGCGTGAACGGATCGCCGCGCTGCGCGAATGGCGCTGA
- a CDS encoding YhjD/YihY/BrkB family envelope integrity protein: MPEDSSSSAGASYARNPGNASSTPGQNTPTTPLFGPAPPTTPTGRRTAEPRPSRPREPQPASEALERERTGRPPLDDASSRPPTGHDDPAVEFSRSPGPPVLPNLHRLVWRTIKKAWDDGIVGWAAQAAFWQALSLPPLVLGILGSVGYIAGWFGPDTVDVIYERIIAFANRTFSDNVVGDIIKPTVDNVLGRGRVVVISAGFVISLWAGSSAVSCFVASIVRAHDQHQVRNPVWQRFFALFLYVAFLVIAVFLLPLVALGPNYLHEIVPESWDPIVTHLIDYGYFPFVAALMLIVLTTLYHLALPNPLPWHRLVGGAVVAGVFFWIASYILRIYLTAITRAGYTYGALATPIAFLLFAFFLGFAIVVGAEFNAAVQSLWPAKPAASTQVREWVSSQTSDITGQLKTLPDRLASGPIRRGRYPDDPETGRERPARTRSTRSRPPDDGQAG, from the coding sequence ATACCCGAGGACAGCTCGTCGTCGGCGGGTGCGTCCTATGCGCGGAACCCCGGCAACGCGAGCAGCACACCCGGTCAGAACACTCCGACCACCCCGCTCTTCGGCCCCGCACCGCCGACCACGCCGACTGGCCGTCGCACGGCAGAGCCGAGGCCGTCTCGCCCTCGCGAACCGCAACCCGCCTCGGAGGCGCTCGAGCGCGAACGCACCGGTCGCCCGCCGCTCGACGACGCCTCATCCCGCCCGCCCACCGGGCACGACGACCCGGCAGTGGAGTTCTCGCGCTCTCCGGGGCCCCCGGTGCTACCGAATCTGCACCGGTTGGTGTGGCGGACGATCAAGAAGGCCTGGGACGACGGCATCGTCGGCTGGGCCGCCCAGGCCGCCTTCTGGCAGGCGCTCTCGCTACCGCCGCTGGTGCTCGGGATTCTGGGAAGCGTCGGCTACATCGCCGGATGGTTCGGCCCCGACACCGTCGACGTGATCTACGAACGGATCATCGCCTTCGCCAACCGCACATTCTCCGACAACGTGGTCGGCGACATCATCAAACCCACCGTCGACAACGTGCTCGGACGGGGTCGCGTCGTGGTGATCTCGGCCGGCTTCGTCATCTCGCTGTGGGCCGGATCGTCGGCGGTCTCCTGTTTCGTCGCATCGATCGTGCGCGCGCATGACCAGCATCAGGTACGAAATCCCGTGTGGCAGCGCTTCTTCGCCCTGTTCCTCTACGTGGCATTCCTGGTCATCGCGGTGTTCCTGCTCCCGCTCGTCGCGCTCGGTCCCAACTATCTGCACGAGATCGTGCCCGAATCGTGGGATCCGATCGTCACCCACTTGATCGACTACGGCTACTTCCCCTTTGTCGCCGCACTGATGCTGATCGTTCTCACCACGCTCTACCACCTGGCACTGCCCAATCCTCTGCCCTGGCACCGCCTCGTCGGCGGCGCCGTGGTGGCGGGGGTGTTCTTCTGGATCGCGAGCTACATCCTGCGGATCTACCTGACCGCGATCACCCGCGCCGGCTACACCTACGGGGCCCTGGCGACCCCGATCGCCTTCCTGCTGTTCGCGTTCTTCTTGGGGTTCGCGATCGTGGTCGGCGCCGAGTTCAACGCGGCGGTGCAGTCCCTCTGGCCTGCCAAACCGGCCGCGTCCACCCAGGTACGCGAGTGGGTCTCCTCGCAGACCTCCGATATCACGGGTCAACTCAAGACGCTGCCCGACCGGCTGGCCTCCGGCCCGATCCGGCGTGGCCGCTACCCCGACGATCCGGAGACCGGACGAGAGCGACCGGCCCGGACACGATCGACACGATCCCGACCACCCGACGACGGGCAGGCCGGCTGA
- a CDS encoding DUF3039 domain-containing protein: MGTQTIERPDLDERTDVDERPDADATDHGDDDRPKFFHYVKKNKIAESAVMGSHVVALCGETFPVTRSAKPGSPVCPKCKKIYERMKKG, encoded by the coding sequence ATGGGAACTCAGACGATCGAGCGGCCGGACCTCGACGAACGGACCGATGTCGACGAACGGCCGGACGCCGACGCCACCGACCATGGTGATGACGACCGCCCCAAGTTCTTCCACTACGTGAAGAAGAACAAGATCGCCGAGAGCGCCGTGATGGGTAGTCATGTGGTCGCGTTGTGCGGGGAGACCTTTCCGGTCACCCGTTCCGCCAAGCCGGGTTCGCCGGTCTGCCCGAAGTGCAAGAAGATCTACGAGCGGATGAAGAAGGGCTGA